The Streptomyces sp. NBC_00224 genome has a window encoding:
- a CDS encoding ABC transporter permease has translation MSRAEVNATEDVPTSAPPPGPDAARTTEAGSATEAETAEAAQATEVQAAPDGPGPGVRRPSPLWALGLFRSELVTVVRRWRTLALLGVLAAVPILIGIAVKIETSDGGTAGPSGGDGPAFISQVTNNGLFLVFAGLAATLPVFLPMAIGVVAGDAVAGEANSGTLRYLLVAPAGRTRLLLAKYASVLAFCLLATLVVAASALAVGALLFPLGEVTTISGTQISFADGLVRALAIAGLVALSLTGVAALGLFISTLTGSGVAAMAATVGLLITVQILDQIPQLHAIHPYLFPHYWLSFADLLRVPVYWDQLVKNLELQALYVAVFGSAAWARFTAKDITA, from the coding sequence ATGTCGCGGGCTGAGGTGAACGCAACGGAGGATGTGCCCACGTCGGCGCCCCCGCCGGGCCCGGACGCGGCACGGACCACAGAGGCCGGGTCCGCCACAGAGGCGGAGACGGCCGAGGCCGCGCAGGCCACAGAGGTCCAGGCCGCCCCGGACGGGCCGGGCCCCGGGGTCCGGCGGCCCAGCCCGCTCTGGGCGCTCGGGCTCTTCCGGTCCGAGCTGGTCACCGTCGTGCGGCGGTGGCGCACCCTCGCGCTGCTCGGGGTGCTGGCGGCCGTCCCGATCCTGATCGGCATCGCCGTGAAGATCGAGACGAGCGACGGCGGCACGGCCGGTCCCAGCGGCGGTGACGGCCCGGCCTTCATCTCGCAGGTCACCAACAACGGGCTCTTCCTCGTCTTCGCGGGGCTCGCCGCGACCCTTCCCGTCTTCCTGCCGATGGCGATCGGCGTGGTCGCGGGCGACGCGGTAGCGGGCGAGGCCAACAGCGGCACCCTGCGCTACCTCCTGGTCGCCCCGGCCGGGCGGACCAGGCTGCTGCTCGCCAAGTATGCGTCGGTGCTCGCGTTCTGCCTGCTGGCGACCCTGGTCGTGGCGGCGTCCGCGCTCGCCGTGGGTGCGCTGCTCTTCCCGCTCGGAGAGGTCACGACCATCTCCGGCACGCAGATATCGTTCGCGGACGGACTGGTGCGCGCGCTCGCGATCGCCGGGTTGGTGGCCCTGTCGCTGACCGGCGTGGCCGCGCTCGGCCTGTTCATCTCCACGCTCACCGGCAGCGGTGTCGCGGCGATGGCGGCGACGGTCGGCCTGCTGATCACCGTGCAGATCCTGGACCAGATCCCCCAGCTGCACGCGATACACCCGTATCTGTTCCCGCACTACTGGCTGTCCTTCGCGGACCTGCTGCGGGTGCCGGTCTACTGGGACCAGCTGGTGAAGAACCTGGAGCTGCAGGCGCTGTACGTGGCGGTGTTCGGCTCGGCGGCCTGGGCGCGCTTCACGGCGAAGGACATCACGGCCTGA
- a CDS encoding TetR/AcrR family transcriptional regulator, with amino-acid sequence MTESPRPAPNPRRRSERSRRAILSAALELCAENGYGRVTIEGIAARAGVSKKTIYRWWATKGAVLLEAVIEAVVSTSPLPDTGDIDTDMVTHVTSVMRVFTSPVIGPAYTGILSELLHDEALAAAVNEELVGPRVALVHERLRAGQRQGQLPPDADLELAVEMLYGPLYYRHALKRPFHDPDRIASLVAHVMRALRAPFPS; translated from the coding sequence GTGACCGAGTCGCCACGTCCTGCCCCCAACCCCCGGCGCCGGAGCGAGAGATCGCGCCGCGCGATCCTCTCCGCGGCCCTCGAACTCTGCGCGGAAAACGGCTATGGACGCGTCACGATCGAGGGCATCGCCGCCCGAGCGGGTGTGAGCAAGAAGACGATCTACCGCTGGTGGGCGACGAAGGGCGCGGTGCTCCTGGAGGCCGTGATCGAGGCCGTGGTCAGCACCTCGCCGCTGCCCGACACCGGGGACATCGACACGGACATGGTGACGCACGTCACCAGTGTGATGCGGGTCTTCACCTCGCCGGTGATCGGCCCCGCGTATACCGGCATCCTCTCCGAGCTGCTCCACGACGAGGCGCTGGCGGCGGCCGTCAACGAGGAGCTGGTCGGTCCGCGCGTCGCGCTGGTGCACGAGCGGCTGCGCGCCGGGCAGCGCCAGGGCCAGCTGCCGCCGGACGCCGATCTGGAGCTGGCCGTGGAGATGCTGTACGGGCCGCTGTACTACCGGCACGCGCTGAAGCGGCCGTTCCACGACCCGGACAGGATCGCCTCACTGGTGGCGCACGTCATGCGTGCGTTGCGAGCACCGTTTCCGAGCTGA
- a CDS encoding flavodoxin family protein — MARNFLFLLGSTRSGGNTEALARLAAEQLPSGVSQRWLNLSQLRLPEFTDRRHDGEGLYADPAGDAATLLDATLEATDLVIASPLYWYGVSTPVKHYLDHWSGWMRVPGLEFRPRMAGRTMWGVTALATADQSVADPLVGTLRHTAAYMSMQWGGVLLGSANRPGTMGQDTEATVRAKTFFSSETVLATHA; from the coding sequence ATGGCCCGCAACTTCCTTTTCCTGCTCGGCAGTACGCGCTCCGGCGGCAACACGGAGGCGCTGGCCAGGCTGGCCGCCGAGCAGCTGCCGAGCGGCGTCTCGCAGCGCTGGCTGAACCTCTCGCAGCTGCGGCTGCCCGAGTTCACCGACCGGCGCCACGACGGTGAGGGCCTGTACGCCGACCCGGCCGGGGACGCCGCGACCCTGCTCGACGCGACCCTGGAGGCGACCGACCTGGTCATCGCCTCGCCGCTGTACTGGTACGGCGTCTCGACCCCCGTCAAGCACTACCTCGACCACTGGTCGGGGTGGATGCGGGTGCCGGGTCTGGAGTTCCGGCCGCGGATGGCCGGGCGCACCATGTGGGGCGTGACGGCGCTCGCCACCGCCGACCAGTCCGTGGCCGATCCGCTGGTGGGGACCCTGCGCCACACCGCCGCGTATATGAGCATGCAATGGGGCGGCGTACTGCTCGGCTCCGCCAACCGGCCCGGCACCATGGGGCAGGACACGGAGGCGACGGTCCGCGCCAAGACCTTCTTCAGCTCGGAAACGGTGCTCGCAACGCACGCATGA
- a CDS encoding M28 family metallopeptidase → MRTKLPKYRRSTLAVATLAVASLGLAAPAVQATAAAPAPAAAAAPDIPLANVKAHLAQFQQIANANGGNRAHGRAGYKASLDYVKGKLDAAGFTTSVQQFSSSGATGYNLIADWPGGDTSQTVMTGAHLDSVTEGPGVNDNGSGSAGVLETALAVSRAQLKPDKHLRFGWFGAEELGLVGSKYYVNSLSSADRGKISSYLNFDMIGSPNPGYFVYDDDPALEKVFKDYFATLSIPTEIETEGDGRSDHAPFKNAGIRVGGLFSGADYTKTSAQAQKWGGTAGRAFDACYHSSCDTSANIDDSALDHNSDAIAYALWQLSAGTTIPPTGDLYENTTDVTIPDSPGAAVTSSVSVTGRTGNASTALKVGVNIVHTYSGDLVVDLIGPSGKAYRLHNSSSDSTPNINTTYTVNASTETANGTWKLKVQDKGPQDTGYINSWKLTF, encoded by the coding sequence ATGCGCACCAAGCTCCCCAAGTACCGCAGAAGCACCCTCGCGGTCGCGACCCTCGCCGTCGCCAGCCTCGGCCTCGCCGCACCGGCCGTTCAGGCCACCGCCGCCGCCCCCGCCCCGGCGGCCGCCGCCGCCCCCGACATCCCCCTCGCCAACGTCAAGGCGCACCTCGCCCAGTTCCAGCAGATAGCGAACGCCAACGGCGGCAACCGCGCCCACGGCCGGGCCGGCTACAAGGCCTCGCTCGACTATGTGAAGGGCAAGCTGGACGCGGCCGGGTTCACCACCTCCGTCCAGCAGTTCAGCTCGTCCGGCGCCACCGGCTACAACCTGATCGCCGACTGGCCGGGCGGTGACACCTCGCAGACCGTGATGACCGGCGCACACCTCGACTCGGTGACCGAGGGGCCCGGCGTCAACGACAACGGCTCCGGCTCGGCCGGGGTCCTGGAGACCGCGCTCGCCGTCTCCCGCGCCCAGCTCAAGCCCGACAAGCACCTGCGGTTCGGCTGGTTCGGCGCCGAGGAGCTGGGCCTGGTCGGCTCGAAGTACTACGTCAACAGCCTGTCGTCGGCGGACCGAGGCAAGATCTCCTCGTACCTCAACTTCGACATGATCGGCTCGCCGAACCCGGGTTACTTCGTGTACGACGACGACCCGGCCCTGGAGAAGGTCTTCAAGGACTACTTCGCGACCCTCTCCATACCCACCGAGATCGAGACGGAGGGCGACGGGCGCTCCGACCACGCGCCGTTCAAGAACGCCGGCATACGCGTCGGCGGCCTCTTCTCCGGCGCCGACTACACCAAGACCTCGGCCCAGGCCCAGAAGTGGGGCGGCACGGCGGGCCGCGCGTTCGACGCCTGCTACCACTCCTCCTGCGACACCAGCGCCAACATCGACGACTCCGCGCTCGACCACAACAGCGACGCCATCGCGTACGCGCTGTGGCAGCTGTCGGCCGGCACCACGATCCCGCCCACCGGGGACTTGTACGAGAACACCACCGACGTGACCATCCCGGACTCCCCCGGCGCGGCCGTGACCTCGTCGGTCTCGGTCACCGGGCGTACGGGCAACGCGTCCACCGCGCTCAAGGTCGGGGTGAACATCGTCCACACCTACAGCGGCGACCTGGTGGTCGATCTGATCGGCCCGAGCGGCAAGGCGTACCGGCTGCACAACTCGTCGTCGGACTCCACGCCGAACATCAACACCACGTACACCGTGAACGCGTCCACCGAGACGGCGAACGGGACGTGGAAGCTGAAGGTGCAGGACAAGGGGCCGCAGGACACCGGCTACATCAACAGCTGGAAGCTCACCTTCTGA
- the rarD gene encoding EamA family transporter RarD — protein MWGLVPLFWPLLKPSGAIEILAHRMVWSLVAVGAALLVLRRWAWIGELLRQPRRLALIGLAAAVITVNWGVYIWSVNSGHVVEASLGYFINPLVTIAMGVLLLKERLRPVQWAAVGVGAAAVVVLAVGAGRPPWISLTLALTFATYGLVKKKVNLGGLESLAAETAMQFLPALGYLVWLGTQGEATFASHGAGHGALLTATGVVTAAPLVCFGAAAIRVPLSTLGLLQYLAPVFQFGLGILYFHEAMPAERWAGFSLVWLALTLLTWDALRTARRGRVALAAAGRRVEPLPTPSLNPPGVRVGEE, from the coding sequence ATGTGGGGACTGGTCCCGCTCTTCTGGCCGCTTCTGAAGCCGTCCGGCGCGATCGAGATCCTGGCCCACCGGATGGTGTGGTCCCTCGTCGCCGTCGGCGCCGCGCTCCTCGTACTGCGCCGCTGGGCGTGGATCGGCGAGCTCCTGCGCCAGCCGCGCCGGCTCGCCCTCATCGGCCTCGCCGCCGCCGTGATCACGGTCAACTGGGGCGTCTACATCTGGTCGGTGAACTCCGGCCACGTCGTCGAGGCGTCGCTCGGCTACTTCATCAACCCTCTGGTCACCATCGCGATGGGCGTGCTGCTGCTCAAGGAGCGGCTGCGGCCGGTGCAGTGGGCGGCGGTCGGGGTCGGCGCGGCGGCGGTGGTCGTCCTGGCGGTGGGCGCCGGCCGGCCGCCGTGGATCTCGCTGACGTTGGCGCTGACGTTCGCCACGTACGGGCTGGTGAAGAAGAAGGTGAACCTCGGCGGGCTGGAGTCGCTGGCCGCCGAGACGGCGATGCAGTTCCTGCCCGCGCTGGGGTATCTGGTGTGGCTCGGGACGCAGGGGGAGGCGACCTTCGCGTCCCACGGCGCCGGGCACGGGGCGCTGCTCACCGCGACCGGGGTGGTCACGGCGGCGCCGCTGGTCTGCTTCGGCGCGGCCGCGATCCGCGTCCCGCTGTCGACGCTGGGGCTGCTGCAGTACCTGGCGCCGGTGTTCCAGTTCGGCCTGGGCATCCTGTACTTCCACGAGGCGATGCCGGCGGAGCGGTGGGCCGGGTTCTCGCTGGTGTGGCTGGCGCTGACGCTGCTGACGTGGGACGCGCTGCGGACGGCTCGACGGGGCCGGGTCGCGCTTGCGGCGGCGGGACGACGTGTTGAGCCCCTCCCCACCCCTTCCCTGAACCCTCCGGGGGTGAGGGTCGGGGAGGAGTAG
- a CDS encoding NAD(P)H-binding protein, with protein sequence MSIVVTGATGALGRLVVDELLAAGVPASGIAAVVRDKEKAAGLAGRGVELRVADYSAPETLAGAFRAGDRVLLISGSEVGQRVAQHAAVIAAAKDAGVAQLAYTGILGGPEADFRLADEHKATEQLILDSGLPYTFLRNGWYTENYTAHLEPVLAHGAVVSNAGEGRVASAARADYAAAAAAVLTGEGHLGRTYELSGDVAWSFAEYAAEVARATGKEIAYQAVAPEVHLGILTGAGVPAPFAEILVDVDLAIGRGRLAGTSGELSRLIGRPTTPISQTIAAATAGASA encoded by the coding sequence ATGAGCATCGTCGTCACCGGAGCCACCGGAGCCCTCGGCCGTCTCGTCGTCGACGAGCTGCTCGCCGCGGGGGTGCCCGCGAGCGGGATAGCGGCCGTCGTACGCGACAAGGAGAAGGCCGCCGGGCTCGCCGGGCGCGGTGTGGAGCTGCGGGTGGCCGACTACAGCGCGCCCGAGACGCTGGCCGGGGCCTTCCGCGCCGGTGACCGCGTGCTGCTGATCTCCGGCAGCGAGGTCGGGCAGCGGGTGGCGCAGCACGCCGCCGTGATCGCGGCTGCGAAGGACGCCGGGGTGGCGCAGCTCGCGTACACCGGCATCCTCGGCGGACCGGAGGCCGACTTCCGCCTCGCCGACGAGCACAAGGCCACCGAGCAGCTGATCCTCGACTCGGGGCTGCCGTACACCTTCCTGCGCAACGGCTGGTACACCGAGAACTACACCGCCCACCTGGAGCCGGTCCTGGCGCACGGGGCGGTCGTCTCCAACGCGGGCGAGGGCCGGGTGGCCTCGGCCGCCCGCGCCGACTACGCGGCGGCCGCGGCGGCCGTGCTGACCGGCGAGGGCCACCTGGGCCGGACGTACGAGCTGAGCGGCGACGTGGCGTGGTCGTTCGCGGAGTACGCGGCGGAGGTCGCGCGGGCGACCGGCAAGGAGATCGCGTACCAGGCCGTCGCCCCCGAGGTGCACCTCGGCATCCTCACGGGCGCGGGCGTCCCGGCGCCGTTCGCCGAGATCCTGGTCGACGTGGACCTGGCGATCGGGCGGGGGCGGCTGGCGGGCACGTCCGGCGAGCTGTCCCGGCTGATCGGGCGGCCGACGACGCCGATCTCGCAGACGATCGCGGCGGCAACTGCGGGGGCCTCCGCCTGA
- a CDS encoding winged helix-turn-helix transcriptional regulator: MAVSTRSAEDLREAMCPHRLVLEHVTSRWGVLVLLALLDRSYRFSELRRHVGRVSEKMLAQTLQTLERDGFVDRDAKPVIPPRVDYSLTPLGREAAERVGALAEWTGVRMEQVQEARAAYDTAREARQA; this comes from the coding sequence ATGGCAGTAAGTACCCGGTCCGCCGAGGACCTCCGCGAGGCGATGTGTCCGCACCGGCTCGTCCTGGAGCACGTGACCAGCCGCTGGGGCGTCCTCGTCCTGCTCGCGCTGCTCGACCGGTCGTACCGGTTCAGCGAGCTGCGCCGGCACGTCGGCCGGGTCAGCGAGAAGATGCTGGCCCAGACCCTCCAGACGCTGGAGCGCGACGGCTTCGTGGACCGCGACGCCAAGCCGGTCATCCCGCCGCGCGTCGACTACTCGCTGACCCCCCTCGGCCGCGAGGCCGCCGAGCGGGTAGGGGCCCTCGCCGAGTGGACCGGCGTGCGGATGGAGCAGGTGCAAGAGGCACGCGCCGCCTACGACACGGCCCGGGAGGCCAGGCAGGCGTGA
- a CDS encoding APC family permease: MPMDRLAYRVKRQLLGKPLTTERIGDEKLDNRTALGVLASDCISSSAYGSEEILRVLVPVVGAAAFSLLMPVTGAILFVLVLLTLCYSDVVTIYTRAGGSYVVARENFGPDVAQIAAVALLVDYIVTVAVQVSAGTNAIISLAHLLGGGWTGMDHLQLPISVGVVLFLAYGNLRGVREAGRLFALPAYLFMAAVALLLAVSAARGLTSGLPRADLHAAGAIPVGGAGSGWLYGASLFMVLRAFANGGSSLTGLEAISNGISAFREPQGRNARRTLITMSCVLGVLVLGVSTLAHFTHAVPYSDGTPTVIAQEAHFAFGGGALGTAGLVFVQLATALILYTGANTPFTGFPYLASFVAEDRFLPRLLTRRGHRLAFSNGIISLTVVSLALLLVTRANVDKLVALYAIGVFTAFTMAGAGLTAYHLRRRERHRRLKVAVNGVAAVVSAAVVLIFAVTKFTEGAWLVVVVFPLGVWALTRINREYRREAAALDTLQAPGADLPHGRRHLVFVLVETLDLAAIKALRYAHELRPDEIRAVHFAIDEPHARRLSARWEATAATTVALEVVECPDRRLRHAMKELAARTTEDGRTWLTVLVPHRTYTGFLGRLLHRGTGEAMAKALEQLPSVAVTVLPFDVSRALRSLDEGREPQPD, from the coding sequence ATGCCCATGGACCGTCTCGCGTACCGCGTCAAACGGCAGTTGCTCGGCAAACCGCTCACCACCGAGCGCATCGGCGACGAGAAGCTGGACAACCGCACCGCGCTCGGGGTGCTGGCGTCGGACTGCATCAGCTCGTCCGCGTACGGGTCCGAGGAGATACTGCGGGTCCTGGTGCCCGTGGTCGGGGCGGCGGCGTTCAGTCTGCTGATGCCTGTGACCGGGGCGATCCTCTTCGTCCTGGTGCTTCTGACGCTCTGTTACAGCGATGTCGTCACCATCTACACGCGGGCCGGCGGCTCGTACGTCGTGGCGCGCGAGAACTTCGGGCCGGATGTCGCGCAGATCGCGGCCGTGGCGCTGCTCGTCGACTACATCGTGACCGTCGCCGTGCAGGTGTCGGCCGGGACCAACGCGATCATCTCGCTCGCGCACCTGCTGGGCGGCGGCTGGACCGGTATGGACCACCTCCAACTTCCCATCTCCGTCGGGGTGGTCCTGTTCCTCGCGTACGGGAACCTGCGTGGGGTGCGGGAGGCCGGGCGGCTGTTCGCGCTGCCCGCCTATCTGTTCATGGCGGCCGTCGCGCTGCTGCTGGCCGTCTCCGCCGCGCGCGGGCTCACCTCGGGGCTGCCGCGCGCCGATCTGCACGCGGCGGGGGCGATCCCGGTCGGCGGCGCGGGCAGCGGCTGGCTGTACGGGGCGTCGCTGTTCATGGTGCTGCGGGCGTTCGCCAACGGCGGGTCGTCGCTGACGGGGCTCGAAGCGATCTCGAACGGCATCTCGGCGTTCCGCGAGCCGCAGGGCCGCAACGCCCGCCGCACGCTGATCACGATGAGCTGTGTCCTGGGCGTGCTGGTGCTCGGTGTGTCGACGCTCGCGCACTTCACGCACGCGGTGCCGTACAGCGACGGGACCCCGACCGTCATCGCACAGGAGGCCCACTTCGCGTTCGGTGGCGGGGCGCTGGGCACGGCCGGGCTCGTCTTCGTACAGCTCGCGACCGCGCTCATCCTCTACACCGGCGCCAACACTCCGTTCACCGGCTTCCCCTACCTGGCCAGCTTCGTGGCCGAGGACCGGTTCCTGCCACGGCTGTTGACCCGGCGCGGGCACCGGCTCGCATTCTCCAACGGGATCATCTCGCTGACCGTCGTCTCGCTGGCGCTGCTGCTCGTGACCCGCGCCAACGTCGACAAGCTGGTGGCGCTGTACGCGATCGGGGTGTTCACCGCGTTCACCATGGCCGGGGCCGGGCTCACGGCATACCACCTGCGGCGGCGCGAGCGGCACCGGCGGCTGAAGGTCGCCGTCAACGGGGTCGCGGCCGTGGTGTCGGCGGCCGTCGTGCTGATCTTCGCGGTCACCAAGTTCACCGAGGGCGCCTGGCTGGTGGTCGTGGTGTTCCCGCTGGGGGTGTGGGCGCTGACGCGGATCAACCGGGAGTACCGGCGGGAGGCGGCGGCCCTCGACACCCTCCAGGCGCCCGGCGCCGATCTGCCGCACGGCCGCCGCCATCTGGTGTTCGTGCTGGTGGAAACGCTCGACCTGGCGGCGATCAAGGCGCTGCGGTACGCGCACGAGCTGCGGCCCGACGAGATCCGGGCGGTCCACTTCGCGATCGACGAGCCGCACGCACGGCGGCTCTCGGCGCGGTGGGAGGCGACGGCGGCGACCACGGTGGCGCTGGAGGTGGTGGAGTGCCCGGACCGGCGGCTGCGGCACGCCATGAAGGAGCTGGCGGCCCGGACGACCGAGGACGGCCGGACCTGGCTGACGGTGCTGGTCCCGCACCGTACGTACACCGGTTTCCTCGGCAGGCTGCTGCACCGGGGCACCGGCGAGGCGATGGCCAAGGCGCTGGAGCAGCTGCCGTCGGTGGCGGTGACGGTGCTGCCGTTCGACGTGTCGCGGGCGCTGCGGTCGCTGGACGAGGGGCGTGAGCCGCAGCCCGACTAG
- a CDS encoding 2-oxoacid:ferredoxin oxidoreductase subunit beta: MSEALKLVPKAEAAQSMKDFKSDQEVRWCPGCGDYAVLAAVQGFMPELGLAKENIVFVSGIGCSSRFPYYMNTYGMHSIHGRAPAIATGLATSRQDLSVWVVTGDGDALSIGGNHLIHALRRNVNLKILLFNNRIYGLTKGQYSPTSEVGKITKSTPMGSLDAPFNPVSLALGAEASFVARTIDSDRKHLTDVLRQAADHPGTALIEIYQNCNIFNDGAFEALKDHEQAQDAVIRLEHGQPILFGADNTKGVVRDPATGDLKIVPVTPDNIADVLVHDAHAASPTTAFALSRLADPDTLHHTPIGVLRSVDRPVYDTQMADQLDTAIEQHGKGDLTTLLTGNDTWTVAG, translated from the coding sequence ATGTCTGAGGCGCTCAAGCTGGTCCCCAAGGCCGAGGCCGCCCAGTCGATGAAGGACTTCAAGTCGGACCAGGAAGTGCGCTGGTGCCCCGGCTGCGGTGACTACGCCGTCCTCGCCGCCGTCCAGGGCTTCATGCCCGAACTCGGCCTCGCCAAAGAAAACATCGTCTTCGTCTCCGGCATCGGCTGCTCCAGCCGCTTCCCCTACTACATGAACACCTACGGGATGCACTCCATCCACGGACGCGCCCCCGCCATCGCCACCGGCCTCGCCACCAGCCGCCAAGACCTCTCCGTCTGGGTCGTCACCGGCGACGGCGACGCCCTCTCCATCGGCGGCAACCACCTCATCCACGCCCTCCGCCGCAACGTCAACCTGAAGATCCTCCTCTTCAACAACCGGATCTACGGCCTCACTAAAGGCCAGTACTCCCCCACCAGCGAAGTCGGCAAAATCACCAAGTCGACCCCCATGGGCTCCCTGGACGCGCCCTTCAACCCCGTGTCCCTGGCGCTGGGCGCGGAGGCCTCCTTCGTCGCCCGCACCATCGACTCCGACCGCAAACACCTCACCGACGTACTACGACAGGCCGCCGACCACCCCGGCACCGCCCTCATCGAGATCTACCAGAACTGCAACATCTTCAACGACGGTGCTTTTGAAGCCCTCAAGGACCATGAGCAGGCCCAGGACGCGGTCATCCGCCTCGAACACGGACAGCCCATCCTGTTCGGCGCCGACAACACCAAGGGTGTTGTCCGTGACCCCGCCACCGGCGATCTGAAGATCGTCCCCGTCACCCCGGACAACATCGCCGACGTCCTCGTCCACGACGCGCACGCAGCATCCCCCACCACCGCCTTCGCCCTCTCCCGCCTCGCCGACCCCGACACCCTCCACCACACCCCCATCGGCGTCCTCCGCTCCGTGGACCGCCCTGTCTACGACACCCAGATGGCCGACCAACTCGACACCGCCATCGAGCAGCACGGCAAGGGCGACCTCACCACCCTCCTCACCGGCAACGACACCTGGACCGTCGCGGGCTGA
- a CDS encoding 2-oxoacid:acceptor oxidoreductase subunit alpha has translation MTSQVSTPAEQADGADEAVLGEQRKPVGEKEVKRLDRVIIRFAGDSGDGMQLTGDRFTSETASFGNDLSTLPNFPAEIRAPAGTLPGVSSFQLHFADHDILTPGDAPNVLVAMNPAALKANLADVPRGADIIVNTDEFTKRPMAKVGYATNPLEDGTLDAYNVHPVPLTTLTVEALKDFGLPRKEAERSKNMFALGLLSWMYHRPTEGTERFLRQKFAKKPEIAEANVTAFRAGWNFGETTEDFAASYEVAPATKAFPTGTYRNISGNLALAYGLIAAGRQADLPLYLGSYPITPASDILHELSKHKNFGVRTFQAEDEIAGIGAALGAAFGGSLAVTTTSGPGVALKSETIGLAVSLELPLLIVDIQRGGPSTGLPTKTEQADLLQAMYGRNGEAPVPVVAPKTPADCFDAALDAARIALTYRTPVFLLSDGYLANGSEPWRIPDTDELPDLRVQFATTPNHTLADGTDVFWPYKRDPHTLARPWAIPGTPGLEHRIGGIEKQDGTGNISYDPANHDLMVRTRQAKIDGIHVPDLEIDDPDSARTLVIGWGSTYGPITAAVRRLRAQGEPIAQAHLRHLNPFPRNLGEALQRFDKVVIPEMNLGQLATLIRAKYLVDAQSYTQVNGMPFKAEQLATALKEAIHV, from the coding sequence GTGACCAGCCAGGTCAGTACGCCAGCCGAGCAGGCAGACGGGGCCGATGAGGCCGTCCTCGGTGAGCAGCGCAAACCCGTGGGTGAGAAAGAGGTCAAGCGCCTTGATCGGGTGATCATCCGTTTCGCGGGTGATTCGGGTGACGGGATGCAGCTGACGGGTGACCGGTTCACGTCGGAGACCGCCTCGTTCGGCAACGACCTCTCCACCCTCCCGAACTTCCCCGCCGAGATCCGCGCTCCCGCAGGGACCCTGCCCGGCGTCTCCAGCTTCCAGCTCCACTTCGCCGACCACGACATCCTCACCCCCGGCGACGCACCCAACGTCCTCGTCGCCATGAACCCCGCCGCGCTGAAAGCCAACCTCGCGGACGTGCCGCGCGGCGCGGACATCATCGTCAACACCGACGAGTTCACCAAACGCCCGATGGCGAAGGTCGGCTACGCCACCAACCCGCTGGAAGACGGCACCCTGGACGCCTACAACGTCCACCCCGTCCCCCTCACCACGCTGACGGTGGAGGCGCTGAAGGACTTCGGCCTGCCGCGCAAGGAGGCCGAGCGCTCCAAGAACATGTTCGCGCTGGGGCTGCTGTCGTGGATGTACCACCGCCCCACCGAGGGCACCGAGCGCTTCCTGCGGCAGAAGTTCGCCAAGAAGCCGGAGATCGCCGAGGCGAACGTCACCGCGTTCCGGGCGGGCTGGAACTTCGGCGAGACCACCGAGGACTTCGCGGCCTCCTACGAGGTCGCCCCGGCCACCAAGGCCTTCCCCACCGGTACGTACAGGAACATCTCCGGGAACCTGGCTTTGGCATACGGGCTGATCGCCGCGGGCCGCCAAGCGGACCTGCCCCTGTATCTCGGCTCGTATCCGATCACCCCGGCCTCGGACATCCTGCACGAACTGTCCAAGCACAAGAACTTCGGCGTCCGCACCTTCCAGGCCGAAGACGAAATCGCCGGAATCGGCGCGGCGCTGGGAGCCGCGTTCGGCGGGTCGCTGGCCGTCACCACCACCTCCGGCCCGGGTGTCGCGCTGAAGTCGGAGACCATCGGACTGGCCGTGTCCCTGGAGTTGCCGCTGCTGATCGTGGACATCCAGCGCGGCGGCCCCTCCACCGGGTTGCCGACGAAGACCGAGCAGGCGGACCTGTTGCAGGCGATGTACGGGCGCAACGGCGAAGCCCCCGTCCCCGTCGTCGCGCCGAAGACACCCGCCGACTGCTTCGACGCCGCCCTCGATGCCGCCCGGATCGCCCTGACCTATCGCACCCCGGTGTTCCTGCTCTCCGACGGCTACCTCGCCAACGGATCCGAGCCCTGGCGCATCCCCGACACCGACGAACTCCCCGACCTGCGCGTCCAGTTCGCCACCACCCCCAACCACACCCTCGCCGACGGCACCGACGTGTTCTGGCCCTACAAACGCGACCCCCACACCCTCGCCCGCCCCTGGGCCATCCCCGGCACCCCAGGACTCGAACACCGCATCGGCGGCATCGAAAAACAAGACGGCACCGGCAACATCTCCTACGACCCCGCCAACCACGACCTCATGGTCCGCACCCGCCAAGCCAAAATCGACGGCATCCACGTCCCCGACCTGGAAATCGACGACCCGGACAGTGCACGCACCCTCGTGATCGGCTGGGGCTCCACCTACGGACCCATCACCGCCGCAGTACGCCGCCTGCGCGCCCAGGGCGAACCCATCGCCCAGGCCCACCTGCGTCACCTCAACCCGTTCCCCCGCAACCTCGGCGAAGCACTCCAACGCTTCGACAAGGTCGTCATCCCCGAGATGAACCTCGGCCAGCTCGCCACCCTCATCCGCGCGAAGTACCTCGTGGACGCGCAGTCCTACACGCAGGTCAACGGCATGCCGTTCAAAGCCGAGCAGCTCGCCACGGCCCTCAAGGAGGCCATCCATGTCTGA